From the genome of Leishmania infantum JPCM5 genome chromosome 34, one region includes:
- a CDS encoding putative splicing factor ptsr1 interacting protein, whose protein sequence is MDVIPPEYDPVTRERVYRQEWLEYFHYIGFEAAIRDYPAEYRALFPRGHHKPPAMPPPLPVGGTKSQKASTSATAANMFIADDDDKEVGKGSETEDDWSSLISSSSSSAASTPRDAPREDARAENVERTARDERSSRRQTSSRHDDRHHSSRRHRDRDSDERRRRHHSDEEERRHRHRHHSSRGSDYHHSTSSGTSRRRRRSGDRDNREDRRSSRVYSSEESSRRYRRETTSGSSRTHAYEDRREDALRRRDNAYRR, encoded by the coding sequence ATGGATGTGATTCCGCCTGAGTACGACCCGGTGACTCGAGAGCGCGTGTATCGGCAGGAGTGGCTCGAATACTTTCACTACATCGGCTTTGAGGCAGCGATACGTGATTACCCGGCTGAGTACCGCGCCCTCTTCCCTCGTGGACATCACAAGCCGCCAGCcatgccgcctccgctgcccgTCGGAGGTACGAAGTCTCAGAAGGCATCCAcctccgcgacggcggcaaaCATGTTCATTGCCGATGATGATGACAAGGAGGTCGGTAAGGGCAGTGAAACCGAAGATGACTGGTCCTCGCTCATCTCTTCATCGTCGTCTTCCGCAgcctcgacgccgcgcgATGCACCCCGTGAGGACGCGCGAGCCGAAAATGTCGAGCGGACGGCTCGCGACGAGCGCAGCAGTCGCCGGCAGACGTCGAGCCGCCACGATGACCGCCATCACTCAAGCCGACGCCACCGCGACCGAGACAGTGAtgagcgtcggcggcgacaccatagcgacgaggaggagcggcggcatcggcaccggcaccacaGTTCTCGAGGAAGCGATTATCAccacagcaccagcagcggcacgagccgccgccgcaggcgctCTGGTGACCGAGATAACCGTGAAGATCGTCGCTCGTCACGCGTGTACAGCAGCGAGGAAAGTAGTCGCCGCTATCGCCGAGAGACGACCAGCGGTAGCTCGCGTACTCATGCCTACGAGGACCGTCGTGAGGATGCGCTACGCCGTCGCGATAACGCATATAGGCGCTAG
- the SCAL gene encoding phosphoglycan beta 1,2 arabinosyltransferase,(SCA like), whose product MQDTASPFPHHRTPATYQAGLHYQANGRESAAPLLTSSAGNAANGKRLSHWGRNVLRGFYHVKWHQRTQCAVVACLLWFFTLFVLLHTFLQVSGLTQSIYAVFSRPTSGLQTLLEDELVIPSPVVPPNGAFCGLCTEGLVVFRPASAATSLATTPAQTEMVVCVETMEEAWLSASESEPLSTVRDCVARLYNLGLLQPPRTTITAVNDTCAAVRVTVQVLSGESEEADRNKCSSGFVAELQISSTEREKVEVHTQRFPSWPLCPVASPEAIDAKDGHRGGSDGNHYIVPAYFATAAVRDTDADCDVPPPWRIDTIEDLDEVVLRFAGDAAQTTETSPLLASDLRCPTYFLTVHLGRFGRHHNQLQEILNGISLARRSNRTFILPPFVPALYMSYLRLNPELLYGWNALRRNGHYCVLSYAEARPILRRLRERDGVVSMERVSFAATADLHVLFNTTEEHDSYAWGSMPRVPDTDGAFVYDADEWFSMGVRRREEMTAHTASNTSSVPSPLTFHEARPPSAEECSGFAGPAPNKSPTQWERIRRCTTAFLRTYGDGDGRRESSLASRRQPRIVVISSVTAFHLRPTLTEMTRLLGLLRPSPTLTVEIGRYYRLYATQLQWPANTDPKRSFLNVLQPFRYKSTIGVHVRRREFTCREEAEHPSATIIAMSEARYQFDGTGKNDSAAAGRPITTVARLASDCGWNSQSLLHIYDTYASWMRSRQAQGLRRSRCFAHVQTSNKQVLRSYVAFDEQVGPIGSQLQAALQQRYNPLKKKRAANGYPPIYAAFYDHRPRKDLFQTYQEIPARWEHSSADTQRADGEAVFDVAAVPRTTDSLVEMLYPIAEQEALALGIDFFVLGNTGVFRGNIISSVSINVCLRRLGRGLPCHGVLAGYYEMLYKGYM is encoded by the coding sequence ATGCAGGACACTGCTTCACCCTTTCCCCACCACCGTACGCCGGCGACGTACCAGGCCGGCTTGCATTATCAGGCCAACGGACGCGaaagcgcggcgccgctgcttaCCTCGTCGGCTGGAAATGCTGCCAACGGTAAGCGGCTCAGTCACTGGGGCCGCAACGTTTTGCGTGGCTTTTACCATGTCAAATGGCATCAGCGCACGCAGTGTGCCGTTGTAGCGTGCTTGCTGTGGTTCTTCACCCTTTTTGTGCTCCTGCACACTTTTCTTCAGGTGTCGGGTCTGACGCAGTCGATTTATGCGGTTTTCTCGAGGCCGACTTCCGGGCTGCAAACACTCCTGGAGGACGAGCTCGTTATACCTAGCCCTGTTGTGCCACCGAATGGAGCATTTTGTGGTCTGTGTACAGAGGGCCTCGTTGTCTTCCGTCCAGCTAGTGCCGCCACATCCCTGGCTACGACGCCTGCCCAGACCGAGATGGTAGTGTGCGTGGAAACGATGGAGGAAGCCTGGTTGTCAGCGAGCGAGTCGGAGCCTCTAAGCACTGTACGAGACTGTGTAGCAAGGCTCTATAACCTGGGTCTCCTGCAGCCTCCTCGTACTACCATAACCGCGGTGAATGACAcgtgtgcagcagtgcgcgtGACAGTGCAGGTGCTCTCAGGCGAGTCAGAAGAGGCAGATCGGAACaagtgcagcagcgggttcgtggcggagctgcagatTTCATCGACAGAACGGGAGAAGGTGGAGGTGCACACTCAGCGGTTCCCGTCGTGGCCGCTCTGCCCTGTCGCCTCACCGGAGGCTATTGATGCTAAGGATGGACACCGAGGTGGCAGTGACGGTAATCATTACATCGTGCCCGCGTACTTTGCGACAGCAGCTGTTCgagacacagacgcagacTGCGATGTCCCACCGCCGTGGAGAATTGACACTATCGAGGACCTTGATGAGGTGGTACTGCGTTTCGCCGGGGACGCGGCTCAGACCACAGAGacatcgccgctgctggcgagtGACCTGCGCTGCCCGACCTACTTCCTCACGGTACACCTTGGCCGCTTTGGCCGCCATCACAATCAGCTGCAGGAGATCTTGAACGGCATCTCGCTGGCCAGGAGATCGAACCGCACGTTTATTTTGCCACCCTTTGTGCCGGCGCTGTACATGTCGTACTTGAGGCTAAATCCAGAGCTTCTGTACGGATGGAATGCGCTACGCAGAAACGGCCACTACTGTGTTCTGTCGTACGCCGAGGCGCGGCCAATACTGCGGCGTCTGCGTGAGCGCGATGGGGTAGTGAGTATGGAACGGGTCAGTTTTGCAGCCACTGCCGACCTGCACGTGCTGTTCAACACCACAGAAGAGCACGACAGTTATGCTTGGGGATCCATGCCTCGCGTGCCGGACACGGATGGCGCGTTTGTGTACGATGCAGATGAATGGTTCTCGATGGGGGTGCGGCGAAGGGAGGAGATGACAGCGCACACCGCAAGCAATACCTCATCAGTGCCATCGCCGCTAACGTTCCACGAGGCAAGGCCGCCTAGCGCGGAGGAGTGTAGCGGCTTCGCCGGCCCCGCTCCGAACAAGAGCCCAACGCAGTGGGAAAGGATTCGCAGGTGCACCACTGCGTTTCTGCGCACCTACGGCGATGGTGACGGGAGACGCGAGTCGTCGTTAGCCTCACGGCGACAGCCACGCATTGTGGTGATTTCGAGCGTCACAGCGTTTCATCTGCGGCCGACGCTGACGGAAATGACCAGGCTGCTTGGCCTCCTGCGGCCGTCACCGACACTCACGGTGGAGATTGGCCGGTACTACCGACTCTATGCGACGCAGCTCCAGTGGCCAGCCAACACCGATCCGAAGCGCTCTTTTTTAAACGTGCTGCAGCCATTTCGTTACAAGAGCACCATTGGTGTGCACGTACGCCGTCGCGAGTTTACGTGTCGCGAGGAGGCCGAGCACCCCAGCGCCACCATCATCGCTATGTCGGAGGCGCGCTACCAGTTTGACGGCACAGGTAAAAACGatagcgccgctgctggtcgcCCCATCACCACCGTAGCGCGACTGGCGAGCGACTGCGGATGGAATTCGCAGTCGCTACTGCACATCTACGACACCTATGCGAGCTGGATGCGATCGCGACAGGCGCAGGGGCTGAGGCGGTCGCGTTGCTTCGCGCATGTGCAGACTTCAAACAAACAGGTGCTGCGGAGCTACGTCGCCTTTGACGAGCAAGTCGGCCCCATTGGCTCTCAGCTGCAagctgcactgcagcagcgctacaACCCACTaaagaagaagcgcgccGCCAATGGATATCCACCCATCTATGCCGCATTCTACGACCACCGGCCCCGCAAAGACCTTTTCCAGACTTACCAAGAAATCCCGGCAAGATGGGAGCATTCATCCGCAGACACGCAACGCGCCGACGGGGAAGCCGTCTtcgacgtcgctgctgtaCCGCGGACAACGGACAGTCTTGTTGAGATGTTGTACCCCATcgcggagcaggaggcgctggcccTGGGGATCGACTTCTTTGTGCTCGGTAACACAGGCGTGTTCCGCGGCAATATTATTTCGTCCGTGTCGATCAACGTGTGCTTGCGCCGCTTGGGCAGAGGGCTGCCGTGTCACGGCGTCCTCGCTGGGTACTACGAAATGCTGTACAAGGGTTACATGTGA